TGAATTTCTGAAAAACTCTTTAGAAACGGCTGCGGAAATGAGAACGGCGGTGCGGGGTGACCCTCTTGATGAGTACGGGAACGAGTGCCAGGGAGACGCACCAGCCGATGACCATGGAGATGCCGTGCGGAAAACCGAGGCAGATTTTATCCGTCAGAAGATATGTGATACAGACTGCCGTCAGGAATACTCCGGGAACCGTGGCGTACCAGTGGACTCTGCCGCTTCGTCGGAGGAATACGGCAATACTCCACAGGGTGAAGCATGCAATACATTGGTTGAACCAGCCGAAGTAGCGCCAGATGGTGTCGAAACTGAGCTGAGTCATGACGAGGCAGATGGCCAGCAGCGGGATGGCGATGGTCAGGCGGGGAGCTATGCTCTTCTGGGAGACATGCAGGGCATCCGCAATCATGAGCCGGGCGCTGCGCAGGGCTGTGTCGCCCGAGGTTATGGGAAGGACGACGACGCCTAGAATGGCGAGGATGCTGCCCGTATGACCGAGCATGGAATTGGAAGAATCAAAGACGACTTTGCTGGCACTTCCCGCTTTGATCGCCTCATTCATGGCCTCTGGCGATTGGTAGAAGGTAAGCCCCACGGCGCACCAGATCAGGGCGATGATGCCTTCGGTAATCATGGGGCCGTAGAAAACGGCACGGCCCTGGCGTTCCGATTTGATGCAGCGCGCCATCATCGGGGACTGGGTGGCGTGGAATCCGCTGATGGCTCCACAGGCAATGGTGATGAAAAGCATGGGCCAGACGGGAAGGCCGGCCGGGTGCGTTCCGAAGGAGATGGTGCACTCCGGAATGATCTCGGAGCCACAGAAGAAAAGAGCTCCGAACATGGATCCCGCCATCAGGATCAGGCAGATGGCGAAAAGCGGGTAGATGCGCCCGATGAGGGCATCGATCGGCAGGATGGTGGCGGCAAAGTAGTAAAAGAAGATAAGTCCGGCCCATACGGGCATGCTCATGCCGGTCATGTTGGACAGGAGCTGGGCCGGGCCGGTGGCAAAGACGACGCCGACCAGGATGATGAGGATGATGCAGAGGTAGCGGATGATTTGCCTGGAGGAGTTGCCCAGGTACTTGCCGATCAGTTCCGGAAGGCTCATGCCTCCGTGCCGCAGGGACATCATACCGGAAAAATAGTCGTGGACGGCTCCGCCCAGGATACAGCCGAAGGTGATCCAGAGCATGGCGACAGGACCGTACAGGGCGCCCAGGATGGCTCCGTACACAGGGCCGAGCCCCGCAATGTTCAGAAGCTGGATCAAGAAAATCTTCCACGCGGGCAACACCATGAAGTCGACCCCGTCGGGTGAGGCCACGGCAGGCGTCAGTCTTTTGTCGCTGGGGCGGAAGACCCGCTCCATCAACTTTCCGTATGTGAAATACCCGGTGATGAGCAGAGCAAAGCAGAGTAGAAAATAGAAGGTGCCGTTGATGTGCATGGAGTGAGCCGGGTTGCTGGGAACCGGAGAATCCGGGGCAGGTTAGTAGCCGTATTTCCGCATTGCAAGCAAAAATGTCCGGACAATGTTATCCTAACATGCTGAAATAAAACGGGCATTGATTCCGGCCCGCCATGGGGGACTATGGAATGGCTGTCGGAAGACTAGGTTCCGGATGTGACAAGGTTGGCGAGAGGCTTTTCTTGAATAAAATCACTGATATTCTGGAGAGTAATGTCGGCGATGTTGTGAAGGGCTTCCTGCGTCAGGAAACCCTGGTGGGAGGTTACGATGACATTGTTGAAGGAAAGCAAGCGGGCAAGAGTGTCGTCGTCAATGATTTTATCGGACTTGTCTTCGTAGAAATAGTCTCCTTCTTCTTCGTAGACGTCGAGACCGGCAGAACCGATTTTTCCGGATTTCAATCCGTCGATCAAGATATCGGTATGGATGAGTTTTCCTCGTCCGGTATTGATGATCATCACTCCGTCTTTCATGTTGGAAATGGCGCTGCTATCGATCAAGTAACGTGTCTGGTCGGTCAGCGGACAGTGCAGGGAGATGATGTCTGCTCCGGCATATAATTCATCCAGGCTCGTGTAACGGAAACCTTCCGCCCGGGCGTAGGATTCGTCGGGAAAGGGGTCGTAGGCGAGGATGTTCATGCCAAATCCTTTCAGGATACGGATGACGATGCGGGCGATCTTGCCGGTACCGATGATTCCTGCCGTTTTAGCGTTCATGTCGAACCCCATGAGGCCATGAAGCGAAAAGTTTCCGTCGCGAGTCCGCCAATAGGCCCGATGTATTTTGCGGTTGAGGGATAACATGAGCGCTACGGCATGTTCGGCAACGGCATAAGGAGAATATTGAGGTACTCGCACAACGGGTAATCCGTTGTCGGCGGCGGCGTGGAGATCCACGTTATTGAAGCCGGCGCAACGCAGGGCCAGCAACCGGACTCCGTTGTTTCGCAGGGCGGCGATGATTTCTGCATCGGCAATATCGTTGACAAAGATGCAGACGGCATCCATGCCCTGGGTCAGGGCAATGGTGTTCATGTTCAAAGTTCCTTTGAAATAACGGAGATCGAAGCCGAACTGTTTGTTGGATATATCGAAAAACCGTATATCGTAAGGCTTGACGCTGAAGAAAGCTGTTTTGACCGGATTCATGGTGCGTGCGGCAGGGGGGGCTCAGGTACGTTGTTTGGCCTGATTGGCGACGGCTTCCATGAGTTGGCGGATTTCTTCCGGGTCTCCCAGGAAGTAATCGTTGACCGGGTTCAGATTATAGTCGAATTCGAAGACATAGGGGATCCCTGTGGGGAGGTTGAGATGGACGATTTCCTCATCGGAGATGTGTTTCAGGTGTTTGATGATGCCCCGGAGACTGTTGCCGTGGGCGACGACGAGGATTTGATTGTGATTTTTCAGCGAGGGGAGAATGGTCTCGCTCCAATAGGGAAGAATGCGGGCAATGGTATCTTTTAGGGATTCCGTGGCGGGGAGTTGCATCGGCGCTACTCCGCTATAGCGGATGTCATGCATCGGATGGCGAGGATCGGCCTCTGTCAGAGCCGGGGGGGCGATGTCGTAACTTCGGCGCCAGATGAGGACTTGTTCGTCTCCGTACTGTTGTGCGGTTTCGCTTTTGTTGAGTCCCTGGAGGGATCCGTAGTGTTTTTCGTTGAGGCGCCAGTCTTTTTCGACGGGTATCCAGTCCTGGTCGAGTTTGTCCAATACGCCGTTAAGGGTTTTGACGGCTCTCTTCAAATAAGAGGTGAAAGCTTTGCCGAACAGGAACCCCTTTTTCTTCAGGAGTTCCCCCGCTCTCAAGGCTTCCCGGACTCCCTTTTCCGTGAGATCGACATCCGTCCACCCCGTAAAACGGTTTTCCCGGTTCCATACGCTTTCTCCGTGGCGCAGCAAAACGACTTTTTTCATGACAATATAGCTTTTTAAGTAAGAGCTCTTTTAGGAGAAAATCGTTCAAGTAAAAGGGTATCACAGAGGCGAAAAAGCGAACTGTGCCGGATTCATCAATACAAATCGGGAAAAGCCTCAAGTGAAATGCTTGAGTATCTGGTCCGATTGATTGACGGAAGGCGTTTTAATGGATTCCGTGCAGTTGCCGGAGCAGGGAGATGGGCTCTAGATATCCCATTCGTGCATGGGTTGAGGACCGGAGAGGGCACAAATACGGTCAATAAGTTGATCCCAGGCTTCTTTACCTTCGAGGATATCTACTTCAATGCGGAGGAAGAAGATGGGAACGTCCAGAGGGGTATCGGGCTTCTTCAGGCGGACGGCGTCTTTTTCCGTAGTGATGATCATCTGCATGTCGCGATCGGCGCAACGTTCGTAGAATTTATCCAGATCATCCTGGTCGAACCAGTGATGGTCGGGGAATTGTTGCGTGAATTCTACTTTGGCGCCCAAGGCATGAATTAAACTTTCGAAGCTTTCCGGACGAGCGATACCGCTGAAACAGGCAACCCATGTGTCGTGGAGGGCAGAGAGGGGGAGGCGTTCTCCGGTGAAGACGTTTTCGATGTATTTGGGGGCGTGGTTACTGATGATGATGTCGGCGTCCTTGTTGTATTTCCGGATTTCACGGACGAGGTCATCCTGGGGTTTGCCGTTGCTTTTGGTAAGGATGATATAGTCGGCGCGTTTCAAACTGCTTTTGGGTTCCCTCATGGTTCCTCGTGGCAGCATGGCTCCGGTGCCGAACGGTGCTCCGCAGTCGACAAGGACGATATCGATCTCGTGACCGAGATTCAGATACTGCATACCGTCGTCGAGAATGAGGGTGTCGCAGCCAAGATGTTCGATGGCGAACAGGCCGGATTTGACGCGGTTGCGGTCGACGAGGACAGCAACGTCGTCCAGGTTTTTGGCGAGCATAAAGGGTTCGTCCCCGGAGTAGAGAGGGGAGAGGTAGCGCGTTGTGCCGTCGCTGCAGATTTTGGGGATGTTTTCGACTTGCTTTCCTTGTTCGTCGAGCCATTTTTGCTTTTCGGTGAGGTCGGCGCTTTTATAGCCTCGGGTGAGGATGGCAATGCGTCGGCCACGGTCACGCAGGGTACG
This is a stretch of genomic DNA from Akkermansia sp. N21116. It encodes these proteins:
- a CDS encoding carbon starvation protein A; its protein translation is MHINGTFYFLLCFALLITGYFTYGKLMERVFRPSDKRLTPAVASPDGVDFMVLPAWKIFLIQLLNIAGLGPVYGAILGALYGPVAMLWITFGCILGGAVHDYFSGMMSLRHGGMSLPELIGKYLGNSSRQIIRYLCIILIILVGVVFATGPAQLLSNMTGMSMPVWAGLIFFYYFAATILPIDALIGRIYPLFAICLILMAGSMFGALFFCGSEIIPECTISFGTHPAGLPVWPMLFITIACGAISGFHATQSPMMARCIKSERQGRAVFYGPMITEGIIALIWCAVGLTFYQSPEAMNEAIKAGSASKVVFDSSNSMLGHTGSILAILGVVVLPITSGDTALRSARLMIADALHVSQKSIAPRLTIAIPLLAICLVMTQLSFDTIWRYFGWFNQCIACFTLWSIAVFLRRSGRVHWYATVPGVFLTAVCITYLLTDKICLGFPHGISMVIGWCVSLALVPVLIKRVTPHRRSHFRSRF
- a CDS encoding 2-hydroxyacid dehydrogenase, which translates into the protein MNPVKTAFFSVKPYDIRFFDISNKQFGFDLRYFKGTLNMNTIALTQGMDAVCIFVNDIADAEIIAALRNNGVRLLALRCAGFNNVDLHAAADNGLPVVRVPQYSPYAVAEHAVALMLSLNRKIHRAYWRTRDGNFSLHGLMGFDMNAKTAGIIGTGKIARIVIRILKGFGMNILAYDPFPDESYARAEGFRYTSLDELYAGADIISLHCPLTDQTRYLIDSSAISNMKDGVMIINTGRGKLIHTDILIDGLKSGKIGSAGLDVYEEEGDYFYEDKSDKIIDDDTLARLLSFNNVIVTSHQGFLTQEALHNIADITLQNISDFIQEKPLANLVTSGT
- the gpmA gene encoding 2,3-diphosphoglycerate-dependent phosphoglycerate mutase, which gives rise to MKKVVLLRHGESVWNRENRFTGWTDVDLTEKGVREALRAGELLKKKGFLFGKAFTSYLKRAVKTLNGVLDKLDQDWIPVEKDWRLNEKHYGSLQGLNKSETAQQYGDEQVLIWRRSYDIAPPALTEADPRHPMHDIRYSGVAPMQLPATESLKDTIARILPYWSETILPSLKNHNQILVVAHGNSLRGIIKHLKHISDEEIVHLNLPTGIPYVFEFDYNLNPVNDYFLGDPEEIRQLMEAVANQAKQRT
- the lpxK gene encoding tetraacyldisaccharide 4'-kinase, encoding MQTRSEEFEQWGTEVIFGRAKGFRAGAMRVILRIASWVFHTVIILRLKLFASRIVKQSILGTLVISVGNITVGGTGKTPVVELLARTLRDRGRRIAILTRGYKSADLTEKQKWLDEQGKQVENIPKICSDGTTRYLSPLYSGDEPFMLAKNLDDVAVLVDRNRVKSGLFAIEHLGCDTLILDDGMQYLNLGHEIDIVLVDCGAPFGTGAMLPRGTMREPKSSLKRADYIILTKSNGKPQDDLVREIRKYNKDADIIISNHAPKYIENVFTGERLPLSALHDTWVACFSGIARPESFESLIHALGAKVEFTQQFPDHHWFDQDDLDKFYERCADRDMQMIITTEKDAVRLKKPDTPLDVPIFFLRIEVDILEGKEAWDQLIDRICALSGPQPMHEWDI